In Bacteroides cellulosilyticus, the genomic stretch TTACACTGATTCATGGCCCCATTGAACATGCTTTAAAGGAGACGCAGGATGAGGCTGTAAAGGCACAGTTGCAGATAGCCGAGCGAAATTCACGGTATTTGCTTTCTCTGGTCAATGAACTGATGGACTTCCGGAAACTGGACATAGACAAGGTGGTGCTGGATAAGCGTTCCTCGAATTTTATCGAGTTTTTGTCTGAGTTGCTGATACCTTTCAGAGTCTTTGCCAAGGAAAGGCATATCGACATATGTACTTATTTCCGTTTGGAGAATCCCTTTCTGATGATCGATACGGGATATATGCGCAAGGTGTTGGTGAATCTGGTTTCGAATGCTATTAAGTTTACACCGGATAACGGTCGTATTGACATATTTGTGGCGTCTGTCAGAGGAAAGAACGGGGAGAAACTACTCTATATGAATGTATGCGATACGGGACATGGCCTTGTGACAGAAGATCTGGAAAAGATTTTCGACCGCTTTTACCAGTCTAAGAAGAGTACCAAATATCCGGTTTACGGGCAGAGCGGCACAGGTATCGGTCTTTTCCTGTGTAAGCGGATTGTGTACTTGCATGGCGGAGAAATCTTTGCCCGCAATAATCACAGGCAGGGGGCTTCATTCCGTATGTTTATGCCATTGATTCCCGGAGTGCGGGTAGAAACGAACGGAGAAGTTGTGGTACAGCCCAACAATGTATATCTGCCCGATACCTTACAACCGGAGGACACTCAGAAGAAAGAGACTATCCTGATTGTGGAAGATAATAAAGATATGCGTTCGTACATCCGCACGCTGCTTGTGGGTAATTATCGTTTGTTTGAGGCAGGTGACGGGCAGGAGGCTCTTGAAATCGTTCAGAAACATACCGTCGACTTAATAGTCAGTGATTTGATGATGCCTGTGATGGATGGTATGGAGTTGTCCCGCCGTATCAAGGAGAATCTGGCGACTTCGCACATTCCTTTCCTGATGCTTACGGCGCTTCGCTCGGACGTACAAGAGAAAAGAAGTTTTGAAATAGGCGTGGACGAGTATCTTTGCAAACCTTTTGATGAAGAAGTGCTCCGGCTTCGTATCCGTAATATATTGAGTCTGCGAAGGAAATATAAGAAGATGTTCTCATCCAGCAGTAATGTGGAAGAGCTGCATGTAAAGGAAGAATCGCGAGACAAGACATTCATTACGAATGCAGTCAACCTGATGAAGGAACACTATGCCGATGCGGAATATAACCTGGAACGCTTTGTACGCGACATGGGCTACAGCAAGACATTGGTCAACAAGAAAATGCAGGATCTGACGGGACAGCCCATCGGGCAGTTTATGAAGAACTACCGTCTGAACGTGGCGCAACGGATGATACAGGAGGGCTCGGGAGATGTGAATGTCTCCGAAATAGCCTATGCTGTAGGATTCAACGATCCTAAATATTTTACGAAGTGTTTCAAAGAGTTCTTCGGATATTTGCCGAGCTCGAAGCTGGGGAAGAAGTGAGTTTACTATATTCGCCCCAAACTTTTCTATTTTCTCCTTACATAAAAAAATAAACGCCTACTTTTGCACATCACCCAGAAGAATGAATACCATGAAAATCAAACTCAGTTTACTCATCTTGTTAGTAGTAGGTTTATCCGTTCAGTTATCTGCCAACCCTATAAATGGTTTGCTCGAAAGAATTGATAAGGGAGCATCGAAGAAATTTGTTATCGAATTCAAGAAAGGTGCGGATGATTTTTTCGAACTGGACCAGAAAGGGACTAAAGTCGTAGTCCGGGGTAATAACTATGTGAATATAGCGACAGGTATCAACTGGTATCTGAAATATTATGCCGGTATCCAACTGTCATGGAATGGTATGCAGGCGAAACTGCCGCAGGCACTTCCTCCCGTCCCCCGGAAAGAGCGTCACGAAACATCCCTCTCACTCCGTTACGATTTTAACTACTGTACCTATTCCTACACCATGGCCTTTTGGGATTGGGAACGCTGGGAGAAAGAAATAGACTGGATGGCTCTGCATGGTATCAATCTCCCTTTAGCAGCCGTAGGCCAGGAATGTATCTGGTTCAATATGCTTCAAAAACTGGGATATTCTAAAGATGAAATTAACCGGTTCATTGCCGGTCCTGCTTTTCTTGCCTGGTGGGCAATGAATAATCTGGAAGGATGGGGCGGACCTAATCCGGATTCCTGGTATGTACAGCAGGAAGCTTTGCAGAAGAAAATTCTGAAGCGTATGCGCGAATATGGCATTAAACCTGTGTTTCCGGGATATTCAGGTATGGTTCCCCATGATGCTGATGAGAAGTTGGGACTGAACCTGACCAAGTCTGATTTATGGAACGGTTTTACCCGTCCTGCTTTCCTGCAACCTACCGATGGTCGCTTTGCCGAGATTGCCGATTTATATTATCAGGAACAGGAGAAGCTTTTCGGCAAGGCTGATTATTATTCTATGGACCCTTTTCATGAAGCCGAGAATGCTGCTTCAGTAGATTTCGATGCGGCCGGGAAAGCTATTATGGCGGCTATGAAAAAAGTGAATCCGAAAGCCACCTGGGTAGTGCAGGGCTGGACAGAGAACCCTCGTCCCGAGATGATAAAGAATATGCAGAATGGAGATCTGCTGATACTGGACCTGTTCAGTGAATGTCGTCCTATGTGGGGAATCCCTTCCATCTGGAAGCGTGACAAGGGTTATGAACAACACAACTGGCTGTTCTGTATGCTGCTCAATTTCGGTGGAAATGTGGGATTGCACGGTCGCATGGACCAGCTACTCGATAACTTCTACCTGACTAAGAACAATCCGTTAGCAGTTCATCTGAAAGGAATCGGTCTGACCATGGAAGGTGCAGAGAATAACCCCATGATGTTTGAACTGATGTGCGAACTTCCTTGGCGATCGGAGAAATTCACGAAAGAGGAATGGCTGAAAGATTATCTCTTTGCCCGTTACGGTGTAAGAGACGAGAAGATAGAAAAAGCATGGACTTTGCTTGCCAATACCATTTATAACTGCCCTTTCGGAAACAACCAACAAGGCCCTCATGAGTCTATTTTCTGCGGACGTCCTTCGCTGAATAACTTCCAGGCTTCGAGCTGGTCGAAGATGAAGAACTATTATGATCCTACCGTTACGGAAGAAGCTGCACGGCTGATGGTGGAAGTAGCCGATAAATATCGTGGTAATAATAACTTTGAATATGACCTGGTAGACATCGTACGACAGTCTCTTTCCGATAAAGGACGTATTGTTTATAACCGGACCATTGCTGACTTCAAGAGCTTTGATAAACGCAGTTTTG encodes the following:
- a CDS encoding alpha-N-acetylglucosaminidase, which codes for MKIKLSLLILLVVGLSVQLSANPINGLLERIDKGASKKFVIEFKKGADDFFELDQKGTKVVVRGNNYVNIATGINWYLKYYAGIQLSWNGMQAKLPQALPPVPRKERHETSLSLRYDFNYCTYSYTMAFWDWERWEKEIDWMALHGINLPLAAVGQECIWFNMLQKLGYSKDEINRFIAGPAFLAWWAMNNLEGWGGPNPDSWYVQQEALQKKILKRMREYGIKPVFPGYSGMVPHDADEKLGLNLTKSDLWNGFTRPAFLQPTDGRFAEIADLYYQEQEKLFGKADYYSMDPFHEAENAASVDFDAAGKAIMAAMKKVNPKATWVVQGWTENPRPEMIKNMQNGDLLILDLFSECRPMWGIPSIWKRDKGYEQHNWLFCMLLNFGGNVGLHGRMDQLLDNFYLTKNNPLAVHLKGIGLTMEGAENNPMMFELMCELPWRSEKFTKEEWLKDYLFARYGVRDEKIEKAWTLLANTIYNCPFGNNQQGPHESIFCGRPSLNNFQASSWSKMKNYYDPTVTEEAARLMVEVADKYRGNNNFEYDLVDIVRQSLSDKGRIVYNRTIADFKSFDKRSFARDSRKFLDILLLQDKLLGTRSEFRVGRWIEQARNLGTTPEEKDLYEWNARVQITTWGNRVCADDGGLRDYAHKEWNGILRDFYYKRWAAYWQTLQDQLDGKPEVKLDYYAMEEPWTLAKNPYGSAPEGSCVDVAKEVFFQLTNDN